Proteins encoded within one genomic window of [Enterobacter] lignolyticus SCF1:
- the fieF gene encoding CDF family cation-efflux transporter FieF (FieF, a metal efflux transporter, is a member of the CDF (cation diffusion facilitator) family of transporters.), with amino-acid sequence MIQSYGRLVSRAAIAATVMASSLLVIKIFAWWYTGSVSILAALVDSLVDIAASLTNLLVVRYSLQPADEDHTFGHGKAESLAALAQSMFISGSALFLFLTGILHLITPQPMNEPGVGMIVTVVALICTLVLVTFQRWVVHKTQSQAVRADMLHYQSDVMMNGAILVALGLSWYGWHRADALFALGIGVYILYSALRMGYEAVQSLLDRALPDEERQQIINIVTGWPGVRGAHDLRTRQSGPTRFIQIHLEMEDNLPLVQAHLVAEQVEQAILLRFPGSDVIIHQDPCSVVPQGRQGFLDFRNSL; translated from the coding sequence ATGATTCAATCTTATGGCCGTCTGGTCAGCCGCGCGGCCATCGCGGCGACGGTGATGGCGTCTTCGTTACTGGTGATCAAAATTTTTGCGTGGTGGTACACCGGGTCGGTCAGTATTCTGGCGGCGCTGGTGGACTCGCTGGTGGATATTGCGGCCTCGTTGACCAACCTGCTGGTGGTGCGCTACTCGTTACAGCCAGCCGATGAAGATCATACCTTTGGTCACGGCAAGGCGGAGTCGCTGGCGGCGCTGGCGCAAAGCATGTTTATTTCCGGTTCGGCGCTGTTTTTGTTCCTCACGGGGATCCTGCACCTGATTACGCCCCAGCCGATGAACGAGCCCGGCGTCGGGATGATAGTGACGGTGGTCGCGCTGATCTGCACTCTGGTGCTGGTGACGTTTCAGCGCTGGGTGGTGCATAAGACGCAAAGCCAGGCGGTGCGCGCCGATATGCTCCATTATCAGTCCGATGTTATGATGAACGGCGCTATTCTGGTGGCGTTGGGGCTCTCCTGGTACGGCTGGCATCGCGCGGACGCACTGTTTGCTCTGGGGATTGGCGTCTATATTTTATATAGTGCATTACGCATGGGTTACGAAGCGGTGCAATCGTTGCTGGATCGCGCACTACCGGATGAGGAACGCCAGCAAATCATCAACATCGTGACCGGCTGGCCAGGCGTGCGCGGCGCGCATGACCTTCGAACGCGGCAGTCAGGGCCGACCCGCTTTATTCAGATTCATTTGGAAATGGAAGATAACCTGCCGTTGGTGCAAGCGCATCTTGTGGCCGAGCAGGTAGAACAGGCAATATTGCTGCGCTTTCCGGGATCTGATGTCATTATCCATCAGGATCCGTGCTCGGTGGTGCCGCAGGGGCGGCAGGGCTTTTTGGACTTTCGTAATTCGTTGTAA
- the cpxP gene encoding cell-envelope stress modulator CpxP has protein sequence MRKVTAAVMASTLALTAYCQAAEVVTGVNWQPTEVDMQRSSQSHMFDGISLTEHQRQQMRDLMQRARHDQPPVDVSEMETMHRLVTADKFDETAVRAQAEKMAQEMVARQVEMARVRNQMYRLLTPEQQAVLNEKHQQRMDQLREVARMQQDSTSTLLSSSSTRRTQ, from the coding sequence ATGCGCAAAGTTACCGCTGCCGTCATGGCCTCAACACTGGCGCTCACTGCGTATTGCCAGGCTGCTGAAGTCGTCACCGGCGTTAACTGGCAACCCACCGAAGTGGATATGCAGCGCAGCAGCCAGAGCCATATGTTTGACGGCATAAGTTTAACCGAACATCAGCGCCAACAGATGCGGGATCTTATGCAACGTGCGCGGCACGACCAACCGCCTGTTGATGTTAGCGAAATGGAGACAATGCACCGCCTTGTCACCGCAGATAAATTTGATGAAACTGCTGTCCGCGCTCAGGCAGAAAAAATGGCGCAGGAGATGGTTGCCCGCCAGGTTGAAATGGCGAGAGTGCGCAACCAGATGTATCGCCTGTTAACGCCCGAGCAGCAAGCGGTTTTGAACGAGAAGCACCAGCAACGAATGGATCAGTTGCGTGAGGTCGCACGGATGCAGCAAGACTCAACCAGCACCTTATTGAGTAGTAGCAGTACCCGACGTACCCAGTAA
- the cpxR gene encoding envelope stress response regulator transcription factor CpxR — MNKILLVDDDRELTSLLKELLDMEGFNVLVAHDGEQALALLDDSIDLLLLDVMMPKKNGIDTLKELRQTHQTPVIMLTARGSELDRVLGLELGADDYLPKPFNDRELVARIRAILRRSHWSEQQQNTETGSPTLEVDALSLNPGRQEASFDGTTLELTGTEFTLLYLLAQHLGQVVSREHLSQEVLGKRLTPFDRAIDMHISNLRRKLPERKDGHPWFKTLRGRGYLMVSAS; from the coding sequence ATGAATAAAATCCTGTTAGTTGATGATGACCGGGAGCTCACCTCCCTGTTGAAGGAATTGCTTGATATGGAAGGCTTTAACGTGCTCGTTGCCCATGACGGGGAGCAGGCGCTGGCGCTTCTTGATGACAGCATTGACCTGCTTTTGCTCGACGTGATGATGCCGAAGAAAAACGGTATTGATACGCTTAAAGAGCTTCGCCAGACACACCAGACGCCGGTAATTATGCTGACCGCGCGCGGCAGCGAACTGGATCGCGTCCTCGGCCTTGAGCTGGGCGCGGACGACTATTTGCCAAAACCGTTTAACGATCGCGAGCTGGTCGCGCGTATTCGCGCCATTCTGCGCCGTTCTCACTGGAGCGAGCAGCAGCAAAATACCGAAACCGGTTCGCCGACGCTGGAAGTCGACGCCCTGAGCCTCAACCCGGGCCGCCAGGAAGCCAGCTTCGACGGCACCACGCTTGAGCTAACCGGCACCGAGTTCACGCTGCTGTACCTGCTGGCGCAGCATCTCGGCCAGGTGGTTTCCCGCGAACACCTGAGCCAGGAAGTGCTGGGCAAGCGCCTGACGCCGTTTGATCGCGCTATCGACATGCACATCTCCAACCTGCGCCGTAAGCTGCCGGAGCGGAAAGATGGTCATCCCTGGTTTAAAACCCTGCGCGGCCGCGGTTATCTGATGGTGTCCGCTTCATGA
- the cpxA gene encoding envelope stress sensor histidine kinase CpxA: MIGSLTARIFAIFWLTLALVLMLVLMLPKLDSRQMTELLDSEQRQGLMIEQHVEAELANDPPNDLMWWRRLFRAIDKWAPPGQRLLLVTSEGRVIGAERNEMQIIRNFIGQSDNSDHPQKKRYGRVEMVGPFSVRDGEDNYQLYLIRPASTSQSDFINLLFDRPLLLLIVTMLVSSPLLLWLAWSLAKPARKLKNAADEVAQGNLRQHPELEAGPQEFLAAGASFNQMVTALERMMTSQQRLLSDISHELRTPLTRLQLGTALLRRRAGESKELERIETEAHRLDSMINDLLVMSRNQAKNALVSETIKANQIWNEVLDNAAFEAEQMGKSFTVEYPPGPWPLYGNPNALESALENIVRNALRYSHTKISVSFSVDKDGITVNVDDDGPGVSPEDREQIFRPFYRTDEARDRESGGTGLGLAIVETAVQQHRGWVKADDSPLGGLRLTIWLPLYKRS; this comes from the coding sequence ATGATAGGAAGTTTGACAGCACGCATCTTTGCCATTTTCTGGTTAACCCTGGCACTGGTGCTGATGCTGGTGCTGATGCTGCCGAAGCTTGATTCGCGCCAGATGACCGAGCTTCTGGACAGCGAACAGCGTCAGGGGCTGATGATTGAACAACACGTTGAAGCTGAGCTGGCGAACGACCCACCCAACGATTTGATGTGGTGGCGTCGCCTGTTCCGCGCCATCGATAAGTGGGCGCCGCCGGGGCAACGCCTGCTGCTGGTGACCAGCGAAGGCCGCGTGATCGGCGCAGAACGCAACGAAATGCAGATCATTCGTAACTTTATCGGCCAGTCCGATAACTCGGATCATCCGCAGAAAAAACGCTACGGCCGGGTGGAAATGGTCGGGCCGTTTTCCGTTCGCGATGGGGAAGACAACTACCAGCTGTACCTGATTCGTCCGGCGAGCACGTCGCAATCCGATTTTATCAACCTGCTGTTTGACCGCCCTCTGCTGCTGCTGATCGTCACGATGCTGGTCAGTTCTCCGCTGCTGCTCTGGCTGGCGTGGAGCCTGGCGAAACCGGCGCGCAAGCTGAAGAATGCCGCCGATGAAGTCGCTCAGGGCAACCTGCGTCAGCATCCTGAACTAGAGGCCGGGCCGCAGGAGTTTCTCGCCGCGGGCGCGAGCTTCAACCAGATGGTGACGGCGCTGGAGCGGATGATGACCTCGCAGCAGCGTCTGCTGTCGGATATCTCTCACGAGCTGCGCACGCCGCTTACGCGCCTGCAGCTGGGCACCGCCCTGCTGCGTCGCCGGGCCGGCGAGAGCAAAGAGCTGGAGCGAATCGAGACCGAAGCCCATCGTCTGGACAGCATGATCAACGATCTGCTGGTGATGTCGCGCAATCAGGCGAAAAACGCGCTGGTCAGCGAAACGATAAAAGCCAACCAGATCTGGAACGAGGTGCTGGACAACGCCGCGTTTGAGGCTGAACAGATGGGTAAATCGTTCACCGTGGAGTACCCGCCGGGGCCATGGCCGCTGTACGGCAACCCGAACGCCCTGGAGAGCGCGCTGGAGAACATCGTGCGCAACGCCCTACGCTACTCGCACACCAAAATCTCGGTCAGCTTCTCGGTAGATAAAGACGGTATAACCGTTAACGTCGATGACGACGGTCCTGGCGTAAGTCCGGAAGACAGGGAGCAGATTTTCCGTCCGTTCTACCGGACCGACGAGGCCCGCGATCGCGAATCCGGCGGCACCGGGCTGGGCCTGGCGATTGTCGAAACCGCCGTTCAGCAGCACCGCGGCTGGGTGAAAGCCGACGACAGCCCGCTGGGCGGTCTGCGGTTAACCATCTGGCTGCCGCTGTACAAGCGTTCGTAG